A single window of uncultured Methanospirillum sp. DNA harbors:
- a CDS encoding AbrB/MazE/SpoVT family DNA-binding domain-containing protein gives MIEDESCGDGKHIFGTVKVGERGQIVIPKDAREIFGINPGDSLMVLGDEKRGIALVKADKFHTLATKMLKMFEEKPDEE, from the coding sequence ATGATTGAAGATGAGAGTTGCGGGGATGGGAAACATATCTTTGGAACGGTAAAAGTCGGTGAACGTGGTCAGATTGTCATTCCCAAGGATGCAAGAGAGATATTCGGGATTAATCCGGGGGACTCCCTGATGGTTCTCGGAGATGAGAAGCGTGGCATTGCTCTTGTAAAAGCAGATAAATTCCATACCCTTGCCACAAAGATGCTGAAGATGTTTGAAGAAAAACCTGATGAGGAGTAA
- a CDS encoding LPXTG cell wall anchor domain-containing protein, with translation MSVIMTLMSEQIPDSGRYLYKTRAGFIRTRPASVILCLLFLSLFCGFCSASEPTIVITGYQVQPEVIMPGGSALITATVTNTAKAASMTTKSGTDPAESVTETKEINAYIDDVELFGNGLEVISGDYRRVGEVGPGQSIPLTFLVKAPQKTGIYFPELHIATQGGRSLKYPIPVNVNDDRLVQKSPALLISKVLPDHVVPGQKLTGKLILKNTGETAASEVILNLSSESREVSLASPGSIHIGRLGPGDEIPVDITILTSREVTEGIHPVQCHIRFNTASGRIIEQNEEIPVRVTGEHELSISSVSTDPVRVQEGAQFTLIVRIENTGTGDADGVRARIDTKLNGTKEAFVGKIEPDNDAPAVFYIQHAPAGDIPVPISIFTRNSTDVLKDTIEITVSKKSDIPVLPVLGIIILLGGGVFLWKRKRNTE, from the coding sequence GTGTCAGTTATAATGACACTCATGTCAGAACAGATCCCAGACTCCGGGAGATACCTGTATAAAACCAGAGCAGGGTTCATCAGAACCAGACCAGCATCAGTAATCCTCTGTCTGCTTTTCCTCTCTTTATTCTGTGGATTCTGCTCGGCCAGTGAACCCACCATTGTAATTACAGGATACCAGGTTCAGCCTGAAGTTATCATGCCCGGAGGATCTGCACTCATCACGGCTACCGTCACCAACACTGCGAAAGCTGCTTCCATGACAACAAAATCCGGTACTGATCCTGCGGAGTCAGTTACGGAGACGAAAGAGATCAATGCCTACATCGACGACGTAGAGCTCTTTGGTAACGGTCTTGAGGTTATATCAGGCGACTATCGCAGGGTTGGTGAAGTCGGGCCCGGCCAGTCTATCCCGCTCACCTTTCTCGTGAAAGCGCCTCAAAAAACCGGAATATACTTCCCGGAACTCCATATCGCTACGCAGGGAGGCCGGAGCCTGAAATATCCGATACCGGTAAATGTCAACGATGACCGGCTCGTACAAAAGAGTCCGGCTCTTCTCATCAGCAAGGTTCTCCCTGACCATGTTGTGCCAGGCCAGAAACTGACAGGAAAATTAATCCTCAAGAACACCGGCGAGACTGCGGCTAGTGAGGTTATTCTGAATTTAAGTTCTGAAAGCAGGGAGGTATCACTTGCAAGTCCTGGTTCCATCCACATCGGCAGGCTTGGTCCGGGTGATGAGATCCCTGTTGATATTACCATACTGACAAGCAGGGAGGTAACCGAGGGAATTCATCCGGTTCAATGTCATATCAGGTTTAACACAGCATCTGGCCGAATCATTGAGCAAAACGAGGAGATTCCTGTCCGGGTTACCGGTGAACATGAGTTATCAATATCTTCAGTATCCACCGATCCGGTGAGAGTCCAGGAGGGTGCCCAGTTTACCCTTATCGTCAGAATTGAGAATACGGGAACCGGAGATGCAGATGGGGTCAGAGCCAGGATTGATACAAAACTCAATGGAACAAAAGAGGCATTTGTTGGAAAGATAGAGCCGGATAATGATGCACCTGCCGTTTTTTACATTCAGCATGCACCAGCCGGCGATATCCCGGTTCCCATCTCTATCTTCACCAGGAATAGTACTGATGTCCTCAAGGATACGATAGAGATCACGGTATCAAAAAAATCTGACATCCCGGTTCTTCCTGTCCTGGGGATCATCATTCTTCTCGGTGGCGGGGTTTTCCTGTGGAAACGGAAGAGGAACACTGAATGA
- a CDS encoding PAS domain S-box protein: MTSNILVPSTFNAELLFIISVLGLFTICITLIVIRNYRLSKALKEKIATISRELEINQQDQVELTTKNIEIEVAYEELTAIENEIRSNYSLLEKKQAELEIAQKQYRDVVEDQTELICRYKHNGELLFANMAFCRYFKIDSNHYKGIKVKEMISQSERNTRSAHYASITKEHPVKTIIHKSLFPGEEFRWQEWADRAIFNEQDEIIEYQSVGRDITERVIMKENLIQTRYSLDHMTDLMIWCRNDGTIIDTNSAVSNLLGFSQTELFSMNIMEIIYADCSLDMKRFAEQVHTKNGGGPFEKELRAKDKTRIIVEVFMSAFKYHGHNLYLLCARDIRTKKIDETLIKQSFSQIEKNIEYFSILNDQIRNPLTILLTLASDLDSDQFVEFEKHIHKIDQIVDKLDRGLVESEKVRSFLRKHYWEED, encoded by the coding sequence ATGACATCAAACATCCTTGTTCCATCAACATTCAATGCGGAGTTATTATTTATTATTAGCGTTCTGGGTCTCTTTACCATATGTATCACTCTTATTGTGATCAGGAATTATAGACTTTCTAAAGCATTAAAAGAGAAAATAGCCACAATATCGAGAGAACTCGAAATTAATCAGCAGGATCAGGTTGAACTGACGACAAAAAATATCGAGATTGAGGTAGCATATGAAGAACTGACTGCTATCGAGAATGAGATACGAAGTAATTACTCATTACTTGAGAAAAAACAGGCCGAACTCGAGATCGCCCAAAAACAATACCGCGATGTTGTAGAAGATCAAACAGAACTTATCTGCAGGTATAAGCATAATGGTGAACTTCTATTTGCAAACATGGCATTTTGCAGATATTTCAAAATTGACTCGAATCACTACAAGGGAATTAAAGTAAAAGAGATGATCTCTCAATCAGAACGGAATACCCGTTCTGCCCACTATGCATCAATAACAAAGGAACACCCGGTTAAAACAATAATACACAAGTCTTTATTTCCAGGAGAGGAGTTTAGATGGCAGGAGTGGGCTGATCGTGCAATATTCAATGAGCAAGACGAGATTATTGAATACCAGTCAGTGGGGAGAGATATTACCGAACGGGTAATAATGAAAGAGAACCTCATCCAGACGAGATATTCTCTCGATCACATGACTGATCTCATGATCTGGTGCAGGAATGATGGCACGATCATTGACACCAATTCAGCGGTATCTAATCTTCTGGGCTTTTCTCAGACCGAACTCTTCTCCATGAATATAATGGAGATTATTTATGCAGATTGTAGTCTGGATATGAAGAGATTTGCTGAACAGGTTCACACAAAGAACGGGGGAGGGCCGTTTGAGAAAGAATTACGGGCTAAAGATAAGACCCGGATAATCGTGGAGGTGTTTATGAGTGCCTTCAAATACCATGGTCATAATCTGTATCTCCTCTGTGCTCGTGACATCAGAACAAAAAAAATTGATGAAACGTTAATAAAACAGTCATTTTCACAGATTGAAAAAAATATAGAGTATTTTTCAATACTAAACGACCAGATCCGCAATCCGTTAACTATTCTTCTTACATTGGCGTCTGATCTGGATAGTGACCAATTTGTGGAGTTTGAAAAACATATTCACAAAATTGATCAGATTGTGGATAAATTAGACAGGGGTCTTGTGGAGTCTGAGAAGGTGAGATCCTTTTTAAGAAAACATTACTGGGAAGAAGATTGA
- a CDS encoding NAD(P)H-dependent oxidoreductase, with protein sequence MKICVLNGSPKGEKSITMQYVRFLELANPDHTFTSCNISRKISGIEKKPEEWESICSSIRDADLILWATPVYFQHVPAQYKRFVELLFKRNAVDLFAGKYAASISTSVHFFDQKVHEYLQGISEDLGMTYAGSFSAAMNDLFEEKNQRQLVLFGKDILSACSEKRSAIRAYPRIPTGSPVYTPGTISPVETHGKKTLILHDAASGSNLEAMVRQMATALPEAKTVHLDDIGMKGGCLGCCQCAFDNTCIYSDGFCSFWKEHMERADIIVFAGSVRDRYLSAAWKQFFDRSFFLGHVPRFQNQQLVIVVEGPLANVPGLRENLTSLLGGGNLVDIITDEPENSSLIDAVIRSTAERAVQASRDGYKKPPMFPAVAGHIVLRDAVWGDLRPIFRADHRYYKSHGLYDFPQYQYRKRFSRFFFSLLMGLPFVQKKIKPAMKDQMAKPFDRIFSESLVLKQVQRS encoded by the coding sequence ATGAAGATCTGTGTTCTGAACGGAAGTCCGAAAGGAGAGAAGAGCATCACCATGCAGTATGTCAGGTTTCTCGAACTGGCGAACCCTGATCATACCTTTACCTCCTGCAATATCAGCAGAAAGATCTCAGGAATCGAGAAGAAACCTGAAGAGTGGGAGAGTATCTGTTCATCCATCAGGGATGCTGATCTGATCCTCTGGGCCACACCGGTGTACTTCCAGCATGTACCTGCCCAGTACAAGCGGTTCGTTGAACTCCTGTTCAAACGCAATGCAGTGGATCTTTTTGCAGGAAAGTATGCTGCATCTATCAGCACCTCTGTTCACTTCTTTGATCAGAAGGTCCACGAGTACCTCCAGGGGATCAGCGAGGATCTCGGGATGACGTATGCCGGATCCTTCTCGGCAGCCATGAACGATCTCTTTGAGGAGAAGAACCAGCGTCAGCTTGTGCTGTTTGGCAAAGATATCCTCTCGGCCTGCAGTGAAAAAAGATCTGCTATCCGGGCATATCCGAGGATTCCAACCGGCTCGCCTGTATACACACCCGGAACCATCAGTCCGGTTGAGACTCATGGAAAAAAGACGCTTATTCTCCATGATGCTGCTTCAGGCTCTAATTTAGAGGCAATGGTCAGGCAGATGGCTACTGCACTCCCGGAAGCAAAAACCGTACACCTTGATGATATCGGGATGAAAGGGGGATGCCTCGGATGCTGTCAGTGTGCATTCGATAACACGTGCATCTATTCTGACGGGTTCTGCTCGTTCTGGAAAGAGCATATGGAACGGGCAGACATCATCGTCTTTGCCGGATCTGTCAGGGATCGCTACCTCTCGGCTGCCTGGAAACAGTTCTTTGACCGGAGTTTCTTCCTCGGTCATGTCCCACGGTTTCAAAACCAGCAGCTTGTGATCGTGGTCGAAGGACCGCTTGCCAATGTGCCCGGGCTCAGAGAGAACCTTACCAGTCTACTGGGTGGAGGAAACCTCGTGGATATCATCACTGATGAGCCTGAAAATTCCTCCCTTATCGACGCAGTCATCAGGTCGACAGCAGAGCGGGCTGTTCAGGCTTCACGTGACGGGTACAAAAAACCGCCCATGTTTCCTGCAGTTGCCGGTCATATCGTGCTCAGGGATGCGGTATGGGGAGATCTGAGACCTATCTTCAGAGCAGATCATCGGTATTACAAGTCGCACGGGCTCTATGACTTTCCCCAGTACCAGTATAGAAAACGGTTCTCACGGTTCTTTTTCTCCCTGCTGATGGGACTGCCATTTGTGCAGAAGAAGATCAAACCTGCGATGAAGGATCAGATGGCCAAGCCGTTTGACAGGATCTTTTCCGAGAGTCTGGTTCTGAAACAGGTTCAACGGTCATAA
- a CDS encoding TetR/AcrR family transcriptional regulator, whose protein sequence is MPRVLPDYKEESRKQILQIATRLILEKGYKNVNMGDIAAEAGISRPTLYLYFKDKKDLFMATLQNMIEDVGDTLEISLASSDTSPDGGFIDRVHELYGDKFAIFFEIINATGIDPDLFNEIGRLHEKLLERMTTHIETRIPACKERMDPYIVSNALLALFIGLQIRRKIGLPQDQVRESWNTVLHALIGDISQKQTDRI, encoded by the coding sequence ATGCCACGGGTTTTGCCCGACTATAAGGAAGAGTCACGAAAACAGATACTCCAGATCGCAACACGTCTCATACTTGAAAAAGGATACAAAAATGTCAATATGGGAGATATCGCTGCCGAGGCTGGGATTTCACGTCCGACATTATATCTTTACTTCAAAGATAAAAAAGACCTGTTTATGGCAACATTACAGAATATGATCGAGGATGTGGGTGACACTCTCGAGATATCCCTGGCTTCAAGCGATACATCACCAGATGGCGGATTTATTGATCGCGTTCACGAATTGTACGGAGATAAGTTTGCCATTTTCTTTGAGATCATCAATGCCACCGGCATTGACCCTGATCTGTTCAATGAAATAGGCAGACTTCACGAGAAATTGTTGGAGCGGATGACCACCCATATTGAAACCCGAATTCCGGCGTGTAAAGAAAGAATGGATCCTTATATTGTTTCAAATGCTCTCCTTGCTCTATTTATCGGGCTTCAGATCAGGAGAAAAATAGGGCTTCCGCAGGATCAGGTGAGGGAATCATGGAACACAGTCCTCCACGCCCTGATCGGTGATATCAGTCAGAAACAAACAGACCGTATTTGA